The following nucleotide sequence is from Kiritimatiellia bacterium.
GATTTTCTCCGCGCGCGCGGGCGTGACCTTGACGTACTTCACGGGGATGTGCCCCTGCGCGATCACGGAGACGACGGGCTCGAGGTCGCAGCGACCGGTGCAGCCGACGCGCCCGAGGGCGACCTTCGGCGCCCCGGGCTTGGCCAGCAGCTCGCTGAACTTGTCGTAGACCGGCCCGGCGCCCGCGGCGTTTTCGCACGTCGCGGAACCCACGGTGATCCGGGTGGGGTTCTGGAACTTGTCTTCGAACAGCCGCATGACGGCCCGGCGGCGCATCTGCAGCACTTTGTCTCTCGGTGTGGGCATGGCTTATGCTTTCTCCTGTTCGGGGAAGACCGGCAAGGTGAAATGGAAACGCACCCACTGGCCGGGCTCGGACTCGACCCCGATCCGGCCGCCGTGGGCCTCGACGATGTGGCGGGTGATGAAAAGGCCCAGGCCCGTGCCCTTCTGCCGCCGGGTCCCGTCGGCCTCTTCGAGCCGCATGAATTTCTGGAACACGGTCTCCAGCTTGTCCGGCGGGATGCCGGGCCCCTCGTTGAAGACACTGAATTCGACGAACCCGTCCCGGCGCTGCGCGTCGAGCCGCAGGAGCCCGTCGTCCCGGCCGTACTTGATCGCGTTGCTGATCAGGTTCTCGAAGACCTCGCGGGTCATGTTCAGGTCGGTCTTGAGCCGCAGGTCGGCGGCGATCCGGTTCTCGAGACGCATCCGCCGCGCCTGGAGGTCCGCCTCGCCGGCCTCCAGCAACGGAAGGACGACCTCCTCGGCCACCGCGACGCGCGTCGGCACGGGGTGGAGCTCGCCGGTCTCGATGCGGGAAAGGTTCAGGTAGTGGCGGACCATCTCCACGATGCGCTTGCTGTTGGTCTCGATGTTGCGCGCGGCCTTCTCCTGGCCGGGCGTCAGCGGACCGAGCTTCTGCTGGCGAAGCAGGAAAACGTAGTTCATGATCGAGGCCACCGGGCTTTTCAGTTCGTGGGAGACGAAGCCCAGCATGTCCATGTAGCTGGTGTTCAGCGCAGAGACGGCTTCGTTGGTCTCTTTCAGCTTCGCCTCGCGCTCCTCCAGGGCCTTGGCCATCTCGTTGAACGCCACGACCAGGTTCTCAATCTCGCCGCAGGAACTCCGGCATTCCACGGGGTTGTGGGGTTCGCCCTTGCGCATGCGCTGCGAGGCTTCCACCAGGCGATGGATGGGATTTGCGAGCCGGCCGGCCATGATGAACGCCAGGACCAGCGCGGCGGCCAGGCCGAAGATCGACAGCCCCGCGTAACGGAACATGATGTTCCGGCCCAGCGCCGTGAACGGGCGCTCCAACCGCCCGACGTACAACATGCCGACGACCTCGCCGTTGAAATCGCGGACCGGGTCGTAGGCGGCCAGGTACGGTTCCTTGACCACGAAGGCCGGACCGATCCACGGCAGGCCGTTGTCCAGAACGCGGTCCGCGACTTCCTTGGAGACGCGCGTGCCGATCGCGCGGTTGCCGTTGGGCAGGCGCACGGTGGTGGCGATCCGGCAATCCTTCAGGAAAATCGTCGCCGTGCCCATGGCGAGGCCCTTGTACTGCTCGTTCTTGTAGATGACCTCCGTCATCCGGTCCACGAGGTCCTGGTTGCGGTTGAGCAGGACGCCGGCGTAGACCGCCCCCAGCAGCTGGGGCCCCTTGAAAATCGGCACGCCGGTCGCGAGAACCATGCCCCGGCTCTCCTCGGTCAGCGGCGACGCCCGGGCGCGCGGGGTTTTCTCCAGGACCAGGAACGCCTTCTCGGCCAGCCCGTCGGCCTCGAGGTCCAACTCGGGCTGCGACATCAGCGTCACGCCCGAGGCGTGGTCGCCCTTCAGCGCGCGGGCGACCACGGGGTTCTGCTTCTGGAAGTCGCCGGTACGGTACGGGGGCGCGGCGCGCAGCACCACCTGGCCCTCCGGCGAGACCACGGTCAGGAAGTCCAGGCCGAAACTCGTGCGGATGGTCTCGAGCCGCTGCTGGATATCCTGGGACGCCCAGTCGTGCTCGGACGCGGCGTCCACCACGATCTTCTTGATGGCGACGAGGTCCAGGACGGTTTCCAGGTCGTGCAGCTTGGAGTTGAAGATCGCCCAGGCGCTCCCGATGTCGAGGCTGACCTGGTTCTGCGCCTCGCCCATCACCCGCTTGCGGATGATCTGGATGCCGATGAGCGAGGACAGCAGGCCGAACACGATCGCCAGCGCCGCGAACGCCTGGAATAGTTTGGTCTTAAGCATCGAGATCCGCCTTCACTCCCGGCGTCGCAGGAGCTCCGCCCTCCAAAATGAGAAGACAACTGGAGGGTCGAGCTCCCGCGAGACCGGATATGAAATCAATCCTGGGTTTCATCATCAACAGAAAAACGCCACCTTCTCAAGCTTCGTCGCAATGTCCACGTTATCCACCACCGCCCACGCCGGCGTCTTCAACGGCGTCGGCGCGAAATTCAGGATGCCCCGGACGCCCGCCAGCAGCAGTAAATCCGTCATTCGCTGGGCGGCCTCCGCCGGGACCGTCAGGATGCCGACCGTGATGCCCTCCCGGGCGATCACCGAGGTCAGCGCATCCACCGGATGGCACGGGCAGCCGGCGAACTCGCCCTGCCCCTTGGCCGGGTCGCTGTCGAACGCCGCAATGATCCGCGGCCGGGCCTGGCGGAAAGCGAAGTAACCGAGCAACGCGCGCCCGAGTTTGCCAATGCCGACGAGCGCGGCCTTCTGGTCACGCTTCTGTTCGAAAAGCCCGTTGATGCTCCGGACCAGGTCCGCCACGGCGTAGCCGCGCGCCGGGTTGCCCGTGTAGCCAATCGCCATCATATCCCTACGCACTTGGGCGGCGGAATTGTTGGCCTTCTCCGCAATTTCGTGGGAGTGAATGAACTCCACCCCTTGCTCGGATAGTCCATCCAGAAGCCGGCGATAGAGCACCAGTCTTTCAACTGTTCTCGCCGGAACTCCCGTATTTTCAGAAGATAACATGAGTTACGTTACTAGTTTCACAATGTGAATTATTTCACAGCATTAACCTACCCGGATCGGCGGGATCGGTCAATGGGAAAAAACTGGAGCCAGGAATCTCCTGGCCGACCGGGGATGACCGGGCCCGTGTTGTGTCCCATAAATGACCATGCATACGACATTGTCATCCCGAGCGGAGCGAGGGATCTCCACCTGGTTGATGCTCGTGGAGATCCCTCGACACACTCGGGATGACAGATGGTTCTTTCCGCGCATGGGGATGTTCGGGACAGGACACGGGTTCCCCCTTGTCCTCCCCTGCCCGGCCACATGTCCGGGACGGCTGAAGACCAAGCTACTGGGCTCGGACCCGGAAGAAGAAGTTGGAGTATCCCGTCAGCACTTTCGAGACGTCCACGGTCGCCGAGCAGTGCCCGTCGAATCCCGGCACTCCGCCGTAATTCCGTACGGCCCGCCAGACAGAGCCCGGCGTCAGGTTGGTCGTGTATTCCAGCGAGTACACCAGCCCGTTCGTGACGGGCCACTGGAACAGACCCTCCGAGCCCGCCAGGGCGATGTCCATATCCGGGATGATCTCCCTTTTCTCGTCAAAGGGTTCGATGACCAGGTCGTCCACCTCGGCCTCGGCAAACTCGTTCGTGGTCTTGGTCAGGTAATTATAGGGATTCAGGGGCAGCACCAAGCGGAAGTCGCCGGTGATGGCATCGGGCGTCTTGAAAGCGCGCTCGTAGAAGCGCCATTCGCCGTCCGTCGCGGCCAGCACGGGAAATTCGGCCAGCCCGAACTGGTAGTCGTTGTTGGAATCGTTGTGGCCCAGCCGGGGACACAGCGTGCCGGACGTGACGCGATACCAGAAGCTCCATCGATACCACCGTCCCGTCGCCACGGGGACGAACCGCTGCTGCAGGCCGCTTCGATTGGCGATCCAGTTGGTCCCGCTGAAAGTCCGGAAATGAAGCGATTGCGCGCCCCCGCGCGGATCGGCCGCGCTTTTCTCCTTGAGCTCCGGCGTGCCCCAGCACCACCACTGGCCGAATTGGCGGCCCTCCATATCACCGTCCAGGACGATCCGCGTGTCCTGCCCGGCCGTGATCTGGATGTCGTCGGCCCAGGCCTCGCCGGCGCTGGCGATCAGGGCCAACCGGAAGTCGTGGGTGAAACCGGCGGGCACGGTGAACCGGCGCTCCATGGTGTTCCAGGCCCCGTAGTTGGCGACGCCGAGATCGTAGTAGCGGTTTTCGAAGTCGCTGTTGGAATCCTGGATGCCCAGCAGAACGCGCAACGTGCCGGTCTTCACTTTCGCCGACAACCGCAGCGTGTACTCGGCGCCGGCCGTGACGGGGAGATTCAACTGCTGCACGCCGCCGGTGGCCACGTGGAGCACCGTCGAGCCGCGTTCCGCGTCGAACTCCTTGGCCTTGACGAGCGGCGCGCCCCAGTCCAGCCACGCGTTCGTGTCCGCCGACTCCATGTCGCCGTCCTGGACGATTTGCGCGGACGCGCACCAGGACATCAGCACGGAACCCAATATCGCGATTGCCTTCTTCATGCCATTCTCCGCTCTTGAGTCCGCGGACCGATAGGGGCCGGGACTTCAGCCCTGTAGTCGCGCCGCGGGATTCCTTTCGTCCCAGCCGCGGAGAAGGCGCATCATAACTGCCTGGGGGAAGGAAGAATACGACGGAAGAGCGAAGGCGATTTCTTTACCGA
It contains:
- a CDS encoding cache domain-containing protein, with product MLKTKLFQAFAALAIVFGLLSSLIGIQIIRKRVMGEAQNQVSLDIGSAWAIFNSKLHDLETVLDLVAIKKIVVDAASEHDWASQDIQQRLETIRTSFGLDFLTVVSPEGQVVLRAAPPYRTGDFQKQNPVVARALKGDHASGVTLMSQPELDLEADGLAEKAFLVLEKTPRARASPLTEESRGMVLATGVPIFKGPQLLGAVYAGVLLNRNQDLVDRMTEVIYKNEQYKGLAMGTATIFLKDCRIATTVRLPNGNRAIGTRVSKEVADRVLDNGLPWIGPAFVVKEPYLAAYDPVRDFNGEVVGMLYVGRLERPFTALGRNIMFRYAGLSIFGLAAALVLAFIMAGRLANPIHRLVEASQRMRKGEPHNPVECRSSCGEIENLVVAFNEMAKALEEREAKLKETNEAVSALNTSYMDMLGFVSHELKSPVASIMNYVFLLRQQKLGPLTPGQEKAARNIETNSKRIVEMVRHYLNLSRIETGELHPVPTRVAVAEEVVLPLLEAGEADLQARRMRLENRIAADLRLKTDLNMTREVFENLISNAIKYGRDDGLLRLDAQRRDGFVEFSVFNEGPGIPPDKLETVFQKFMRLEEADGTRRQKGTGLGLFITRHIVEAHGGRIGVESEPGQWVRFHFTLPVFPEQEKA
- a CDS encoding redox-sensing transcriptional repressor Rex; protein product: MLYRRLLDGLSEQGVEFIHSHEIAEKANNSAAQVRRDMMAIGYTGNPARGYAVADLVRSINGLFEQKRDQKAALVGIGKLGRALLGYFAFRQARPRIIAAFDSDPAKGQGEFAGCPCHPVDALTSVIAREGITVGILTVPAEAAQRMTDLLLLAGVRGILNFAPTPLKTPAWAVVDNVDIATKLEKVAFFC
- a CDS encoding carbohydrate binding domain-containing protein — encoded protein: MKKAIAILGSVLMSWCASAQIVQDGDMESADTNAWLDWGAPLVKAKEFDAERGSTVLHVATGGVQQLNLPVTAGAEYTLRLSAKVKTGTLRVLLGIQDSNSDFENRYYDLGVANYGAWNTMERRFTVPAGFTHDFRLALIASAGEAWADDIQITAGQDTRIVLDGDMEGRQFGQWWCWGTPELKEKSAADPRGGAQSLHFRTFSGTNWIANRSGLQQRFVPVATGRWYRWSFWYRVTSGTLCPRLGHNDSNNDYQFGLAEFPVLAATDGEWRFYERAFKTPDAITGDFRLVLPLNPYNYLTKTTNEFAEAEVDDLVIEPFDEKREIIPDMDIALAGSEGLFQWPVTNGLVYSLEYTTNLTPGSVWRAVRNYGGVPGFDGHCSATVDVSKVLTGYSNFFFRVRAQ